The genome window CGTCACGCGCAGATTCCCCTGatgcttttcttttaatcacaaacatcgttgtttttattctaattattattatttttattcctttttacGGACTTTCATGATGGGATTTTGCGCTGTTTGAAGAACGCAGTACGTTTTGGATACGGCCCGTGCGTAATTGCGCACAAGAACGCAGCGCTTTCCCCCCCGCAACTCTCGTGTCTCCGTGTGTGAAGCTGCGCCGTGCGCCATGGATCAGCGTCCGCGGCGCGCGCTCGTGTCTCTggcgccgctgctgctgctgctgtccctcGGACTTCTCGTGGACACGGGGACGTGTCAGCACTACTACCTTCTCCGCCCGATCCCGAGCGACAGTCTGCCGCTGGTGGAGCTAAAAGAGGACCCGGACCCCGTCTTCGATCCCAAGGAGCGGGACCTGAACGAGACGGAGCTGAAGAGCGTGCTGGGGGACTTTGACAGCCACTTTCTGTCCGTGTCCGCGCCAGTGGAGGACAGATACACCGGCAACGACGAGCTCGACGACCTGGACGTGCAGAAACCGGGCGGGGTTCTGCCCAAGGAGATCCGCGCTCTGGACTTCGACGTGCAGTTCGGCAAGAAGCACAAGCCGAGTAAGAAACTGAAGCGGCGGCTGCAGCAGTGGCTGTGGGCGTACTCCTTCTGCCCCGTGGTTTACACCTGGACCGACCTGGGCAACAGGTTCTGGCCGCGGTTCGTGCGCGTGGGCAGCTGCCTCAGCAAGAGGTCGTGCTCGGTGCCGGAGGGGATGGTGTGCAAGCCCGCGAGCTCGACCCACCTGACGATACTGAGGTGGAGATGCGTGCAGAGGAAAGGTGGACTCAAGTGCGCGTGGATACCCGTGCAGTACCCGATCATCACGGACTGTAAATGCTCCTGTtccagttaaaaaacaaacaaaaacaaataaattataagCTCATGTTTTGTTGATTCGTTTCCCACGTGCACTACCGAGTGTAGGAATGTATTTTCTGTATATGCGGTGCCAcgcagttatatatatataaatatataactcCCTGTACAAAGTCAGTATTATGTGTAACCAAGAGTCTACTTTATTTGTGGAGAATATTtggttatatatataaatatatatatatgtatatgtatattgtatttatgGAGCTGTGGCGCATAAGAACCACGTCGGGACTTTGTTTCCCCACATTTTGGACGTTTGAACCTCAAGAGTTTGGAAAAACGTGGATtattggttcttttttttttcctgagcaGAACTATTTCTATCCTGTAAATTAAGGAGAATTTTACTATTTATTCTTTATATTcgtacaataaaacaacactgacatcatttttaaggctgttattatttttattttgaagtcaccagcagctactgctgctgctgtataaaaATGTGTGGATTCCCACGCTGTTCCACACTTTTACGCACCACAGTCTGCGCCCACGTCTGCACGGCACGTGACTCAGGAGGTGTGATAAGACATTTATTACACACAAGTccctttaaaatgttataaagaTGCTTAATAATTGGTGTTTGAATGACTCTTAGGACAAAAGTGGTGCACAAAAAGTTAGTTTTGGAGGTGAATCCACGTGAATTGATGAGTCCAACAATTGTGTCCTAAAACTGTCATTTAAGAAAgtaaaatgtgttcatatgACGATATGTGAAGGAATAATGTTTGTTTGGAAAGATGTTTTATCAAAAAGAATAATaacctgtttattttatttaaggcACTCAAGGAGGTGTCAAACTTGTGGCCTGTGGGCCATTTGTGGCACGCCCAATCCATTTCATTCGGCCCTTTTACTTAAAAATCAAGTTATatgtcattttgcatcataaatacgttGTTTTTTATggaaatattgtcacaaaaatCATTATTGTGATATGTGGTGATTCAATTTTAAGTTAACATTGTTCCACTCCTATACTGAGAGGTGTTTTCCCTACTTGACCAGCCCCTCCGGACCAGAATAGACTCTTAAATGGCTCCCATTTTAGATTGTTAATAACGCAAAAAATCATTCTGtacacagtgtttttgtgacagATGGGATGGTTAAAACACGTCAAAGTGAACAAGACGTTTTCAGCGGCTGAAGTCTCTGGACGATGGGCGAATGgaggtggagagaagaagagctgAGGTCATACTCCACTGCAGTCACACACGTTCAGCCAGTCACACTTTagtaaatcaatcaataaaatgttaaaaatgtgaatgaataaatacataaagcAGGAGACATGTACACTGAGTTCAAACAGAGTGCGTGGAGTCCTCGGTGATGGAGGTGGCGGGAACTGGTGATGTCATCCAGGGAGGAcagatgatttatttatttaaatgactgaGTCACCACAGgagcttcctgtgtgcagctgagcACCCTGTGAACCACacgcatgtgtttttatttcaatcattaaataaattacattttagatatcacacttttatttatgaTATGATAAATCCTTGGTCCTcacacattcaatttttgatgTTCTACACTTCATTTAAAGGCGTTTGTAGCTCATGATTGTACTTCAGCAGAGTGAGATATTCAAAGAAATAATACAAATCTACGTAAACCTGGACAATACGTGAGgtaaccctgagaacacagagcaatttggctgcttttttcccattactatgtttagacatacagtataaacagaggctataagagtGTGTAATATAGAGTGTATTATATCCTACATGTTTTCCAGACATGTAACAACCTATAGGCAGTCTGATGGAAAAATAATTGTTGGCtcctttttatgaacaaaaccaaaagaaaaaacatttaacgaggttccttgaatgcatcttgaagccaCTCCTCTACAAGCAACGGATTCCACAGAAGTAATGAATTTTAAATGTTCTactgtgacttctgcacaattgtaAATCAGCCTTAAATCTTAAAGtttcatgtaaaaatgtaattctatgaatagaatagaatagaatccTCCATCTGAAGCCCAGCAGGAGctgaaaatgatgacatttgagaatcacaataataacaatggtaAGTGTCTCTAATGCTGTGGCTGCTCTGTAGATAATgtttaaattagattagattagattacactttattaatcccacactggggaaatcCTCTTGTTGTAGCAGCagaagggtcagaggtcaaatacgtgacaaatacaaaaaagtactagaaaataaacacaatgacaGTCTGATGACAACTCATGCTGCTTTTTATACCCATTTTTCTCACCTaatcacacactgctgctgtagcACAGCCTTCACATCTGAGCCCGGGAACTGAACTCACGACCTTACAGACGAAAGACGAGTCGctccaccactgagccactgtcaACGGCACAAAGGACATCGATAAAGGACAATATGAAAACATCGGAATAAAAAGCATTCTCTTAAAATAGAGAACAGGATGCAAACTTAGTAAAgtaatataaacatacatataagGAAACACATGCAAAAGCaagaaagtgtaaaaataaaagcactaaaATAGTGACACAATAAAAATCTAGATCTACAAGTGTCCTGTTTGCCAAGGAGAcgaggtgggtctttaaaaaagtgattttagaTTTAATTTACCATGGGTAAATGGTTCCAAAGTTGAGGTTCAGCTACAGAAATGTGTGGTGTTGACGATGACGGTGGACAAAGactgagaggaagaagagacgaagaagaggaagaaaaagacgaCACTGCAGCTTCTTTCGTCGTCTGAGCACAGGTGAGAAatcatatcatttttattttaaaagacactCCGTTCATGTCAAGTATAAACttaaacttttatatatatgtatatgtgtgtagtATACTGCAATGTAACCACTAACTGCAGGTAAATGGAGAAACAGTGAATGTAGATGAgaaccaaacctcatagagaaaaccagtgattttagctcacgggagACTTCACAAGCTGCTGGTCAgttgctgccccgtgtggtcagtttgagTAACTGAGGTTAGTCTTTAAATAAGCCGAACTATGCCGaagtcacacaataacacatttgaactcactgatggaggcagcagtgaatcgacagctcctgtgtgccatgattttaaaatcactgattttctctatggactttggtgcagtgtGAGACttgtgtgagtttgtttttgcaaaagtgacacaaacgtgcACGTTGCAGGCAGAGATATGAGATAAAAACTtagtatgttgtgtttttaaatgagcaaaaagctgtgtttacatgacatgagacaacgtgacacacagaaagagactTTTAAAACACGAGAGAACTGAAAtagaaagtgatttgttttactttgaaaagcgACGCAGGCAACAGCAACGTTGAGCGAGTGACGTCCGCGAACGTCCCTGCTCAAAACCCGGTCGCACAACACTGTGTCtccgcccgcccctgctctgctgctgtacacacacacacgctccctcagtcaggtctgacagagcctgttttgaTGGAcatgaaggacacacacacaaaacgataatgtaacattgtttttgttaataaagACTAAAAACGTAGGCGGAATAACGACGTCGACACAAacgttacgtactgcagctttaagatgaTTCCACATATCTCACCGGCCATATCTTACTTTACTGAGCAATTTTGCCTCTCATTATTCacattaccccccccccccatgggCAGACTGTGGGGCACCAGAGcgcctgtgttttgttttagtttgtgtttagtCCATAATGATGCTCCTCGGCCATAGAGTCGGCCTCTGCACGTACACACAGATCCCCCCCGTCTCGCCCCTGTCCCCTGTCCCCTGTCCCCTGTCCCCTGTCCCCCGTCACCGTCACCGCAGAGAAACCTCACAATACAGCTTTAACAGACTCGACGTATAGAGCCTTTTGATGATGTATGTGAGGCGCGGgattctgcagcgtttgacaatAATCCTCTTGTCTTTTTACATGATGCCCTTTTGTCCTCCGTTGTCCCCGCGCGCTGCGTAGATGTCCACCTATTTCAGGTCCCGTGTGTCAAGAGTCAGACGTTTGGGCTTTTCGAGGGATCAGAGGACGGCCCCTTTAACAGCTGCCTGTCTGGAAAAAAATATCAGATAATAGTTTGTCATGAGCAGAGTTAGACTCACTTTATAACAGCTTTgcagctttatctcactgttaaacaacCGTTTTTGAACCgcaccaaactccagagagaaaatcagtgttttaagcTCACAGGAACGTGGCACTCTagggtctactgctgccttgtttggcaCGTTTGAGTCATTTGTGTTAATCTGAATGTCCGATTTCAAATatcgaagtcacaaaataatacattttaaagttaatgATGGAGGAAGAAGTGGATCCACAacatctgtgtgctgtgacataaaaaacgctgattttctctatggagtttggtgcaggaaagttagtttttttcttgtggTAGCCGTGTTTCCAGTGAGGACAAGTCTCTGGTCTTTAGTAAAGGACGGAAATTTtaactattcctttaaaaaaaaacaaaaaaatcacctttGTTGTATTTCAAActgctttttgttgttgaatttcgtgtgaaaagaaacatttgtgtgGATCCGAGGAATTTTTCCCATGATTTTATCGCCTCCGTCTGTCGTCGCGCAGCACAGACGAGGTGTTGTTCGGGGTGATTTGCGTGCACATGTCGACGTAACACTGCCGCCGCCCTCCGTCACTCGTGAGCCTCGTGGTCGTTCCACAGCTCCACAGATCCTTTACTCGGGCACTGTAATGCTTTTAGCCACCAGCAATCCATTAACTTAATGATCTCGTTGGGTATGCACTGGCTTTATTGCTTTCTTTTACTCCCTCATcaactttccttttctttcttttcttcctctctttctctctctctcaatgcaGATATTCTCAAGTCCAAACATTGCTGCTGATTAAAATTCTCCTACAGGCCTCAGATATTTTCCCCTGATCAAAGCAAACGTCTCCTTAGTTAGTCCTGCCAAAAATATCAAACACCCGgtcattcttttttctttttctgttaaCGATGATTAAATTAGTTTTAATAACCTTCACCGGTTCATTAATAGCCCGGAGCTGTAGCTTTTGTGGCACCTTCATTACCAGCACAATAACGTCTCCAGTGCAATTCCACTGTTTATTCAGTGAAAAACGACACATTTGAGACGATTGCACATGAAAGGACGTGCTTTTAATGATGAACGCACACCGCAGCGCTGATCAAGTGACGCACGCACGAAGCTTTTGTGCTTTTATGCGGCGATGAAAGCTGACAAATGTCAAAATCAACACCTTTTGATCTCCGCTGCTCTGGATGAAAGTTTGGACTGGAGATGTTCTGAGGAAAATGTGACGGTAAACTGgcacaaaatgacaaaagatTCTTTTAACAGCCTTTATCTTCTAAGTAGGAACAACCACAGGTGTCTctatcattcaaaatgtgggtaaGAAAAGAACAACGTtgactctcccgcaccaaagtccatagagaaaatcagcgatttaagcaCCCAGCGACACAGGGGCTGTAGCTCAGCAGCTGCCTTATTTTAGTACATTTGCGTCACTTGCGTGAATCCGGACAAAGGATTTTACACGCCGAAATCAACAAGATGAACCATTTAAACATGTCGACTGGGGCAGAAGTGGATTGACGACTCCTGTGCGTGGTGATGTAAAAATccatgattttctcaatgggctttggtgcaggacgGGGGCGTAGTTTACAAAGTCCTATTCTTAACATGACATAGACATGTGACCACAATCACATGACCAGAATATGGTCGTGTCTCAAAGATGTAGTTTGATTTCCAACAATAATGAACTTTTCTtgttaacatttaaacaaactaaGGGTGGcagtaatgtaaataaacaatttaatCCATATTTCATTTAGTTATTAgttgaatgttttgtgtttgtttgagtttcAGAATAGTTGCGTCTTGTTTTGAccaaaaaaggataaaaattctgctttttttcgtatttatttcaaatccatacagtgaatttgtgtgtgtgtgtgtgtgtatgacccAGTTTTACTGTTACAGTTTAATGAGCTTTTTGTGTCTGCGTGCATCTGTCAATATGATCAAATATATAAAGACGTTTCATTCACAGGCCAGATGTCCCACACGTCCAGCTGTGGCGGcggtggaggtggaggacgaggacgaggacgaggccTCGGGGGGGAAAACGTGAGCTGAATGAAGGCAGGTGTTCACTCCCAGTGGAACAGGGAGCTGCTGTTTCTCATGTTCACACGACTCAGAAATGAACCTGTCGCCAGGTTAAagcctcgtgtgtgtgtgtgtgtgttttcttttaattttccaCATTTATTCTCATAGTGGGGTTTTCATGCTTGTACGTACTTGTAAGCCAGAGAGCGCTTTTAGCTTTTTAGACGAGAGTTACGACAGTTGAAGGCTGAAAAACATGTGACTCATGAggcttttaaaacacttttccaAGCGGCTGAGATTTACCGACAATGTAACGACTGTGCGGCAATCTGACGCCGCGGTTATCCTGCTAATAATCACGATGTTTGTGAAAATCTCACTTTGAAATGAATCAACAGAAATGGACGAAAACCTTTGGTCTGTAAGTCTCCtggtttcctcctgaagccacTCAGGAACTAAGACTATATTGATTAACTACCAgagttataatagttttggttttttcattagtttttaaaacttttaaacgCAACtgccaatttatttatttatgtaacgtTTGTTCCGTATTTTCAATTCCATCACGAGCGCTCGTGTCGTCCGTGgacagttttgtcctcaaagACAGACGCGTCCCGTCAAAACGTTCCATTTGTTTGGTAAAAAGGATGACGTTTGGAACGCGGCCCAGCTCATTGTGCTCTCCCACACATCAGATAATTGGGCTGCTTTTGAAatattctctgctgctgctgctgctgctgctgctgctgctggggttGATGTTGATTTTGCTGTAAATTTGGCTAAGCCGGGGGGGGGTTTGATGACTTGTGGGTGGTGATCCTGCTGTTTGATGTCCAGAGCTCGTTAATCCAAACCTCATACGGTATGCGAGGTCAGGCCCTTCTTTGATGTTGCTTCTGCCAAGTCTGCAGAGAGAGTCGAGAGGAGGGCACCACGCGTTTACCCAAGATCAGGAACCTTAGCAACCCCTCACACCTTCTTGGCTTTTGTCCATCGACTACTGTGAGGATGAGGTCTGGTGTGGTCTGAATCCAATAATTTCCCAAACACGCACAGCGTAATtggaggaatgtgtgtgtgtgtgtgtgtgtgaactttcATGTTTTCCTCTTGGAGTCAACAATACAACGAGCAAGCGCCCACGACGTCGTAGAATATATCAACCTAATGTCACTCAAGCATTTACCCCTTTTAAATCTGGGGTTATCGTtgaatgaaaaacatgtttctagCGACAAAAGTCTGGAGGACATGTCTGACACTTTTATATCATCGCTAGGCAGTGTTTTCTGGCTGGAAATTAAactctatatttatatttacatcgcAGCACGCAGGAGctttttaatccactgctgctgcaatCGCTAAATTCCAATCTGTTATTTTGTCACGTCGGAATTAAAATCCATCATTCAGGTTTACAGAAGGAGCAGCAGACCACgagctcctgtgtccttgtgagcttaaatcgttgattttctctaaggactttggtgcaggagagcgagCAGCGTttttaaacttcagtttccagttatGCGACGCTGTCACACTGTGAGATAACAGCCGCAGATGTGATCCTCTGATATTATAGACATTTTTATCAGTGTGTATTTTCTCTCAATCcaagcaacaacaaaagagtGAGTTAAATCCCCTAGGTGTCAGGAGGGGAGGAGCACGGAATCATGGGAATTTAAGATCTAACGAAAAGTTAgtgggcaagttgtctttcaactggaaggttgtgggttcaattcctggctctgctcgtccaCATGTGTCTTTGAGGAAAGACACTTaaatgttgcagcgtgtgaatgagtgaaaagtgaagtgtaaagcagctcatcaagacgagaaaagctctatattaatacagaccataataccaactcttcttcttctgattttatttggtagtaacgagtaacagagcgagttggaggaaatgtagtggagcaaaagtacaagttgcttgaaatataaataaaagtaaagtactACGTTATTctactttgtattattttactttcttctactttatttttacttgatttaattgtttttactttattctacTTTATTTGACTGTAttctactttattttactttattctactttatttttacttgatttaattgtttttactttattctacttcattttatttgactttattctactttatttatttgactttattctactttatttcatttgacTTTATTCTACTTTATTCTACtttatgtaatttattttactttattctaCTTTGTACTGTTTCGTTCAGTTTTAATTTTTCCATCCAACGCAACGTTACGTGACCCGGCGAGTTAAGAAAAGTTAGAAGGATTTTCACAGATTGGAAACTCTGTaacattttcacaaaacattgttgaaacacaTGCAAGACATATTTGAATCATACAAGCTACAAAATCATTTTCGTCAAAAAGAGAAACTGGAGCTGATCTGTATACGTGCAGTCATCAGTGAGACTGGAGCTCAGGGGCCGTctacaaagtgtttttttaaatagatatttaatagatattcaaaaatattcaataacTTCACCATAACACAGTGGAGTGTCGTCAAACTTTCTGTAAAGCATAAAAAcgtctgtttttgttgatttgcaGATACTTTTATGATCGTTGTCCCATGTGAATCTCAAGATCAAACCTGGACTAAACGGGAAACGCTCGTTATacgtgtttttttcatttttcatttaattttgaaaaacaattatttccttttaaatgaTTCTAACATTGTCACTGCTCTATTTGCATGATATATTTCTTCCTCAGACCATGACTTCGGATTGGACCTTTAAGCCTCTAATGGTCAGTTTTAATTATACTGAATTCCACTGATTTGCTCTTAATAATAAATCTTTatcccagaaaaaaaaaaaaaacattgcctCAGGTCctgaaaactttaaaaagtttgttttggcGTCAGGTTTATTTAAGTCAAGACAATGTTgattaattgttatttttctgttagAATTCCAATAGATAGCTGTCATtgatatacaaaaaaaacctgtaaacGATATCCtgtaatctttattttttcttcccttttgaAGAACGAATGATTCACAGATTGAAATGTCTCACATTCCCTGTGATTCCTTCAGGGCACTGAACCCACCACCCCCCgcaaaaaaccccccaaaaaaaccaaccacagataaataaatcatttatttgttcatttgccAGTGACCCTGCGTTCATTTCACACGAGTCTTCGCTCCGAGATCCCTGGAAACGCAGAAGGAATGAGTTTGAAAACTGTTTGTTATGTAAAATAAAGCAACAAcagcccccaccaccaccactttgCACCCAGTGCAGGAATTCAATGCAATTAACTCTTGAGCGTTGCATGTAAATATGAAGGTTTGGggctcctcactctctctctctcacacacacacacacagacacacacacacagggatccTGTCTCTTTGTTGTCCCGGGGCTTTGGCCGGACGCCACCGCTGCCTCAGTTGGCGGCACTTAGCTATAATTTTCTCACAATGGCTGGCGTGTGAGCCGTCCATCATTCCTCTCCT of Solea solea chromosome 16, fSolSol10.1, whole genome shotgun sequence contains these proteins:
- the nog1 gene encoding noggin-1 — encoded protein: MDQRPRRALVSLAPLLLLLSLGLLVDTGTCQHYYLLRPIPSDSLPLVELKEDPDPVFDPKERDLNETELKSVLGDFDSHFLSVSAPVEDRYTGNDELDDLDVQKPGGVLPKEIRALDFDVQFGKKHKPSKKLKRRLQQWLWAYSFCPVVYTWTDLGNRFWPRFVRVGSCLSKRSCSVPEGMVCKPASSTHLTILRWRCVQRKGGLKCAWIPVQYPIITDCKCSCSS